The following is a genomic window from Candidatus Vondammii sp. HM_W22.
TTTTTTTTGCTTTGTGCCTGCCATGATTCAGGGCCTGATCACCATTACTTCGTTCCCCAAGGGGATATGCATTTTCAACTGCTTCCTGGCAACCCGCTCAATCCGACTATGGGTAGCCCAGGTACTCAACTCCAGCTGCAGACGCCCCCACTCCACATTGAGGGCATCATGCTCGGCACGCAACCGCTGAAGCTCAACAAAATATTTACGCGATGAATACTTGGCATAAACCACACCGGTGGCAGTCGCCAAAAGCGCAAGTGCCAACAGCATCAGCATCACAAACTGCCCACGACTCATGCCAACCGCTCCGCCACGCGAAGCACCGCACTGCGCGCCCTTGGGTTCCGCGACACCTCTTTCGGAGACGCTTTAGCCACTTTACCTATACGTTTCAGTTTCGATTTAATCTGCTCTTGGGTCACAGGTATTCCGGGAGGAAAATAGTCACCTCGCTCTCCATCGCGCATGAATCGTTTGACGATACGATCCTCCAGGGAATGAAAACTAATTACCGCAAGTCGGCCACCAGGGGCCAAAACAACCAAAGACTGCTCCAAGCAAGCCTTTAGATCATCCAACTCCTCATTGATATAAATACGGATTGCCTGAAAGGCGCGGGTAGCCGGATTCTTGCCTTTTTCCCAAGCCGGGTTGGCAATTGCAACAATCTCCGAGAGTTGCGCCGTTGTCTCTATCGCTACCAGCTGCCTGGCACTCACAATGGTCCTCGCAATACGTTTGGCATACCGTTCTTCACCATACTCTTTGAGGACCCGGGCTATTTCATCCGCCTCTGCATCAGCCAACCACTGGGCCGCACTGACGC
Proteins encoded in this region:
- the ftsL gene encoding cell division protein FtsL, giving the protein MSRGQFVMLMLLALALLATATGVVYAKYSSRKYFVELQRLRAEHDALNVEWGRLQLELSTWATHSRIERVARKQLKMHIPLGNEVMVIRP
- the rsmH gene encoding 16S rRNA (cytosine(1402)-N(4))-methyltransferase RsmH, whose product is MGDFSEHHPVLFNEALEALAISETGVYVDGTFGRGGHSGELLDRLGAEGRLLAIDKDPDAVAHGNALFGDDARFEIEQGSFAMLEQFIEQKGLFGQVNGILLDLGVSSPQLDRPERGFSFLKDGPLDMRMDNSSGVSAAQWLADAEADEIARVLKEYGEERYAKRIARTIVSARQLVAIETTAQLSEIVAIANPAWEKGKNPATRAFQAIRIYINEELDDLKACLEQSLVVLAPGGRLAVISFHSLEDRIVKRFMRDGERGDYFPPGIPVTQEQIKSKLKRIGKVAKASPKEVSRNPRARSAVLRVAERLA